A single region of the Thermoleophilum album genome encodes:
- a CDS encoding FAD-dependent oxidoreductase, with product MPAAEREARAAVAVVGSGPAGMYVTGFLLRQRPGAVAVDVYERLPTPWGLVRFGVAPDHQNIKAVARAFERVARLAGFRFLGNVEVGRDVTLSELLDVYDAVVVATGAPVDRELGIPGEDLPGSLGAGAFVSWYNGHPDYRDLPVDLSCERAVVVGNGNVAADVARILLSPPDLLARTDIADHALETLRTSRVREVVIVGRRGPAEASFTNPELRELGAIPGCAVVVDPRELELEPASRSTLARADDPTRRRNLETFSEFARRQGGHAERRLRFLFRRSPLRIVGDRRVAAVEVVRNTLVEDGGRVVAVATDLTESIACGLVVRAVGFRSEPLPELPFDAERGIVPNDRGRVLDPASRAPLPKLYVAGWAKRGPTGVIGTNKQDAAETAAAVLEDLDRQATVESQASADSVRSTDRHRDPLDELGLRDRVVLVDYSGWLRIDAAERERGRAQGRPRVKFSDRRDLLRQALAGVEHHPVAQGHESR from the coding sequence GTGCCAGCGGCCGAGCGCGAAGCTAGGGCAGCGGTGGCGGTGGTCGGCTCCGGGCCGGCCGGCATGTACGTCACGGGGTTCCTCTTGCGGCAGCGGCCGGGCGCCGTGGCCGTCGACGTCTACGAGCGTCTGCCGACCCCGTGGGGGCTCGTTCGCTTCGGTGTGGCCCCCGACCACCAGAACATCAAGGCGGTAGCGCGCGCCTTCGAGCGCGTCGCGCGGCTCGCCGGGTTTCGCTTCCTCGGCAACGTCGAAGTCGGCCGCGACGTCACGCTCTCCGAGCTCCTCGACGTGTACGACGCGGTGGTGGTGGCGACCGGCGCGCCGGTCGACCGCGAGCTTGGTATACCCGGCGAGGACCTTCCCGGTTCGCTGGGTGCGGGCGCCTTCGTCAGCTGGTACAACGGCCATCCCGACTACCGCGACCTGCCCGTCGACCTCTCGTGCGAGCGGGCGGTCGTGGTCGGAAACGGCAACGTCGCCGCCGACGTCGCGCGCATCCTGCTCTCGCCCCCCGATCTTTTGGCGCGCACCGACATCGCCGACCACGCTCTGGAGACGCTGCGGACCAGCCGTGTGCGCGAGGTGGTGATCGTCGGGCGCCGGGGGCCGGCCGAGGCATCTTTCACGAACCCCGAGCTGCGCGAGCTCGGCGCGATACCGGGCTGTGCGGTCGTGGTCGATCCGCGCGAGCTCGAGCTCGAGCCGGCCTCGCGCAGCACGCTCGCCCGCGCCGACGATCCCACACGGCGTCGCAATCTCGAGACGTTCAGCGAGTTCGCGCGCCGCCAGGGCGGGCACGCCGAGCGACGGCTGCGTTTTCTCTTCCGCCGCTCCCCGCTGCGCATCGTCGGCGACCGTCGTGTCGCGGCCGTCGAGGTGGTGCGCAACACGCTTGTCGAAGATGGCGGTCGTGTGGTTGCGGTAGCCACCGACCTGACGGAATCGATCGCGTGCGGGCTCGTGGTGCGGGCGGTCGGCTTCCGCAGCGAGCCCTTGCCCGAGCTTCCCTTCGATGCCGAGCGCGGGATCGTTCCCAACGATCGGGGGCGGGTGCTCGATCCGGCCAGTCGCGCCCCTCTGCCAAAACTCTACGTTGCAGGGTGGGCTAAACGGGGGCCGACAGGGGTGATCGGCACGAACAAGCAGGACGCCGCCGAGACGGCCGCGGCCGTGCTCGAAGATCTCGACAGGCAGGCGACGGTCGAGTCGCAAGCGTCCGCAGACTCGGTGCGATCCACCGATCGCCACCGCGACCCTCTCGACGAGCTCGGCTTGCGCGACCGGGTGGTGCTCGTCGACTACTCGGGAT
- a CDS encoding RDD family protein — MDIRAGLLEYGGRRVDGRRIAAGLVDAVVCAGIFVIVQGVTGGGVQGGAMAVLWSLYYFVALEALNGQTLGKRLFRLRVFRTDGSLPGFREVLLRNVLRLVDALPVYLVGLVSMWRTGERRQRLGDIAAGTLVLDQNAEPERAAASPAGVTWVAEEPASEASEEAALWEDASGAQGETVETVESVDAPAALASEQAAPVEEGPALAAEKVTPAPEEPPAAAEEADTSSDEAVAVAEGAPAVAGEEHSVAEQQAPAVAEQAPASAEEHLPGAEQASAVEPDRPAATGGASEADRAEDSMAPARDASAEGSTPADDNVAGDVATPDSAGGEVRVRQTQVVSSPIELLMGDWENGGSAGDRDPAAGTGR, encoded by the coding sequence ATGGATATCCGTGCCGGACTGCTCGAGTACGGCGGTCGTCGCGTCGACGGGAGGCGCATCGCCGCCGGGTTGGTCGACGCCGTGGTTTGCGCCGGGATCTTCGTGATCGTGCAGGGGGTGACCGGCGGTGGTGTGCAGGGCGGCGCGATGGCCGTGCTTTGGTCGCTCTACTACTTCGTAGCGCTGGAGGCTTTGAACGGGCAGACGCTCGGCAAGCGGCTTTTCCGCCTGCGCGTGTTCCGCACCGACGGCAGCCTGCCCGGGTTCCGCGAGGTGTTGCTGCGCAACGTCTTGCGGCTGGTCGACGCGCTGCCCGTCTATCTGGTCGGGCTGGTGAGCATGTGGCGTACCGGCGAGCGGCGACAGCGCCTCGGCGACATCGCAGCTGGAACGTTGGTACTAGACCAGAACGCTGAGCCGGAGCGCGCCGCCGCCTCCCCTGCCGGCGTCACGTGGGTGGCGGAAGAGCCGGCCAGCGAAGCTAGCGAAGAGGCTGCGCTTTGGGAAGACGCAAGCGGCGCTCAGGGCGAGACCGTCGAAACGGTCGAGAGCGTCGACGCCCCCGCGGCGCTCGCGTCCGAGCAGGCGGCGCCCGTGGAAGAGGGGCCTGCGCTCGCGGCCGAGAAAGTCACGCCAGCGCCCGAGGAACCGCCGGCCGCGGCCGAGGAGGCGGACACCTCTTCCGACGAGGCAGTCGCTGTGGCTGAGGGCGCGCCGGCTGTGGCCGGGGAGGAGCACTCTGTGGCCGAGCAGCAGGCGCCGGCGGTCGCCGAGCAGGCGCCCGCTTCGGCAGAGGAGCATCTGCCCGGGGCCGAGCAGGCGTCCGCGGTCGAGCCCGACCGCCCCGCCGCGACAGGGGGCGCGAGCGAAGCCGATCGGGCGGAGGACTCGATGGCCCCGGCGCGCGACGCGAGCGCTGAGGGCTCGACGCCAGCGGACGACAACGTGGCCGGCGACGTGGCTACGCCCGACAGCGCCGGCGGAGAGGTGCGGGTGCGACAGACGCAGGTCGTCTCGTCGCCGATCGAGCTGCTGATGGGCGACTGGGAGAACGGAGGGTCCGCCGGCGACCGTGATCCCGCCGCGGGCACCGGACGCTGA
- a CDS encoding fumarylacetoacetate hydrolase family protein, with protein MRLVNYRDRQGCVRAGVLREGVVYRADVATETAGDDARPATVDDLVASGQLGAVHAGETVGRLDEVSLEPPILAPQKIVCIGLNYRSHAEEQGAEPPSQPTFFAKFRNALAAPGATVPLPRLSAKVDYEAEVAFVVGQRCRDVPEERALDHIAGYTLFNDLSARDLQFATPQWMPGKVFDGSAPMGPALVTPDEAGSHDAIDIELLLNGERMQAATTADLVHSIPALVAHLSALMTLEPGDVVATGTPAGVGSLRKPRVWLRPGDELIVRSRVLGELVTHIGAAD; from the coding sequence GTGCGGCTCGTCAACTACAGAGATCGACAGGGTTGCGTTCGCGCTGGTGTTTTGCGCGAGGGGGTCGTCTACCGCGCCGACGTAGCGACCGAGACCGCCGGCGACGATGCGCGGCCCGCGACGGTCGACGACCTGGTGGCGAGCGGCCAGCTCGGCGCGGTGCACGCCGGCGAGACCGTCGGTCGCCTCGACGAGGTTTCGCTCGAGCCGCCGATCCTCGCTCCCCAGAAGATCGTCTGCATCGGCCTCAACTACCGCTCTCACGCCGAGGAGCAAGGGGCCGAGCCACCGTCGCAGCCCACGTTTTTCGCCAAGTTCCGCAACGCGCTCGCGGCGCCGGGAGCCACCGTGCCGCTGCCGCGGCTCAGTGCCAAAGTGGACTACGAGGCAGAGGTCGCTTTCGTGGTCGGGCAGCGCTGCAGGGACGTACCCGAGGAGCGGGCGCTTGACCACATCGCTGGCTACACGCTGTTCAACGATCTGTCGGCCCGCGACCTGCAGTTCGCTACCCCGCAGTGGATGCCGGGCAAGGTTTTCGACGGCTCGGCGCCGATGGGACCGGCCCTGGTCACGCCCGACGAGGCCGGCAGCCACGACGCGATCGACATCGAACTTTTGTTGAACGGCGAGCGGATGCAGGCGGCGACGACGGCCGATCTGGTGCACTCGATACCGGCGCTCGTCGCTCATCTCTCGGCGCTGATGACGCTTGAGCCCGGCGACGTCGTCGCTACCGGAACGCCCGCCGGCGTCGGCAGCTTGCGCAAGCCGCGCGTGTGGTTGCGCCCCGGCGACGAGCTCATCGTGCGGTCCCGCGTGCTCGGCGAGCTCGTGACGCACATCGGCGCTGCGGACTGA
- a CDS encoding HesB/IscA family protein, with translation MVTLTEFAAQKVREFMAAQGASEGEVGLRVGVRGGGCSGFQYALALDEQRDGDHVFESQGIRVFVDPASLRYVDGSTVDYTESFMGAGFQVENPNVVASCGCGSSFRIADEEPSCGAAV, from the coding sequence ATGGTGACGCTGACCGAGTTCGCCGCTCAGAAGGTTCGCGAGTTCATGGCCGCGCAGGGCGCAAGCGAGGGGGAAGTCGGGTTGCGCGTCGGCGTGCGCGGCGGCGGCTGTTCGGGCTTCCAGTACGCGCTCGCGCTCGACGAGCAACGCGACGGCGACCACGTCTTCGAGTCGCAGGGCATCCGGGTGTTCGTCGACCCGGCGAGTCTGCGCTACGTCGACGGTTCGACCGTCGATTACACGGAAAGCTTCATGGGCGCGGGCTTCCAGGTCGAGAACCCCAACGTCGTAGCGTCCTGCGGCTGCGGTTCCTCGTTCCGTATCGCCGACGAGGAGCCGTCGTGCGGCGCGGCGGTCTGA
- a CDS encoding BolA family protein, giving the protein MPSVDEIRGRIEAALPGARVTVEDLTGGGDHFRCEIVSDRFRGLSRLERHKLVYAIFGDEIGGPIHALSLKTLAPEEAK; this is encoded by the coding sequence GTGCCTTCGGTCGACGAGATCAGGGGCCGGATCGAGGCGGCGCTACCGGGCGCGCGGGTGACCGTCGAGGACCTCACTGGCGGGGGCGACCACTTCCGCTGCGAGATCGTCTCCGACCGTTTTCGCGGCCTCTCGCGGCTCGAGCGCCACAAACTTGTGTACGCGATCTTCGGTGACGAGATCGGCGGCCCGATACACGCTCTGTCGCTGAAGACCCTCGCGCCGGAGGAGGCGAAATGA
- the grxD gene encoding Grx4 family monothiol glutaredoxin, with protein MTEPSLNNDELTRQEIREFIERAIRENRVMLFMKGTPDQPRCGFSARVAAILSGLGVRYAAMDILPDPRIREELSALSGWPTIPQLFVDGELIGGCDIVTEMFESGELQELLGVDASANEGDDSARGQRTEPSPPAADTPSGPAARPIPLENNLRDD; from the coding sequence ATGACCGAACCATCTCTCAACAACGACGAGCTCACGCGTCAGGAGATCCGCGAGTTCATCGAGCGCGCGATCCGCGAGAACCGCGTAATGCTGTTCATGAAAGGCACGCCCGACCAACCACGTTGCGGCTTTTCCGCGCGTGTCGCGGCGATCCTGAGCGGTCTCGGTGTGCGTTACGCGGCGATGGACATCCTGCCCGACCCGCGCATCCGCGAGGAGCTGTCGGCGCTGTCGGGATGGCCGACAATCCCGCAACTGTTCGTCGACGGCGAGCTGATCGGCGGCTGCGACATCGTCACGGAGATGTTCGAGAGCGGCGAGCTGCAGGAGCTTTTGGGCGTCGACGCAAGCGCCAACGAAGGCGACGACAGCGCACGCGGCCAGCGGACCGAACCGAGTCCGCCCGCCGCGGACACCCCGAGCGGCCCCGCAGCGCGCCCGATCCCGCTCGAGAACAACCTTCGCGACGATTAG
- a CDS encoding TraR/DksA family transcriptional regulator translates to MALSTSELEAARRRLETRLAELEATLARVGRVEPDSEFAHVDNHPSDVASDLHDRELDETTLMLLRDERDRIGAALRAIAHGTYGFCIDCGREIPRERLLAAPDALRCLPCQRRREGYLRQHIARSE, encoded by the coding sequence ATGGCGTTGAGCACGAGCGAATTGGAAGCGGCGCGGAGGCGTCTCGAGACCCGCCTCGCCGAGCTCGAGGCCACACTTGCCAGAGTCGGGCGGGTCGAGCCGGACAGCGAGTTCGCCCACGTCGACAACCATCCGAGCGACGTAGCGAGCGACCTTCACGACCGCGAGCTCGACGAAACGACTCTCATGCTGTTGCGCGACGAGCGCGACCGGATCGGCGCGGCGCTGCGAGCGATCGCCCACGGCACCTACGGTTTCTGCATCGACTGCGGGCGCGAGATCCCGCGCGAGCGCCTGCTCGCCGCCCCCGACGCGTTGCGCTGCTTGCCCTGCCAGCGACGTCGCGAGGGCTATCTGCGGCAGCACATCGCCAGAAGCGAGTGA